In a single window of the Pseudodesulfovibrio profundus genome:
- a CDS encoding bacteriohemerythrin produces the protein MKKLVWSSQLNLGVKPIDEQHKWLVHLTNNLRSAIASGVHNDLLLEVCQELVDYTDYHFRDEELLMEEYEYDGLDSQRKSHQYIRDQIHDFLKRLESGETVAAESLLETLRKWLVNHVAHSDMKLAQHIRSQDQEPTS, from the coding sequence ATGAAGAAACTCGTCTGGAGCAGTCAGCTGAATCTCGGTGTCAAACCAATCGACGAACAACACAAGTGGCTTGTGCATTTGACGAACAACCTGCGCTCAGCCATCGCATCAGGTGTCCATAATGATCTGCTTCTGGAAGTATGCCAGGAACTCGTCGATTACACTGATTACCATTTCCGAGATGAAGAACTGCTCATGGAAGAATATGAATATGACGGGTTGGACTCTCAACGCAAATCGCACCAATACATCCGCGATCAAATACATGATTTCCTGAAGCGTCTTGAAAGCGGGGAAACCGTGGCTGCCGAGAGCCTCTTGGAAACACTGAGGAAATGGCTGGTCAATCATGTGGCCCACAGCGACATGAAGTTGGCACAGCACATCCGCTCACAGGACCAAGAGCCCACCTCTTAG
- a CDS encoding PAS domain-containing sensor histidine kinase → MKKPADNQPIDQIGEREKLIGLGKRSISKSYYPELKSRLDELELFRALLDSVSDSILVVDTESGTILDASGSTEAMLGCPAQSLTGKPFKDLLPEHIARYANNLLHSSQSLSLETEFRCPTCSGCDSKPVEISLRTAEHQGKNRTVIVARDISERKRTEEALRQSHDELEIRVRERTRELDNANQVKTEFLSMVSHELRTPLTSVLGFAKIIRKKLQGSIEPALEKLSDPKSDKDLADIFKNINIIISEGERLTALINDVLDLAKMEANKVDYNKSPVSPNDFIQRSIEVSSGLFMDSGLPLLAEIEPDMPMIVADENRLVQVMVNLFSNAVKFTESGTVTCRARRVADHIRVSVTDTGMGIPEDMRSSIFDKFTQVETTLSDRPRGTGLGLPISRNIIEDHFGHIWVEAPLGKGSKFIFTLPINTQ, encoded by the coding sequence ATGAAAAAGCCTGCTGACAACCAACCGATTGACCAGATCGGTGAGCGCGAAAAGCTCATCGGACTTGGCAAGCGGTCTATCAGCAAGAGCTATTACCCGGAGCTCAAATCTCGCCTTGATGAACTTGAGCTTTTCCGTGCATTGCTCGACAGTGTTTCCGATTCGATACTTGTTGTTGATACCGAATCAGGGACCATACTCGACGCCTCCGGCTCCACCGAGGCAATGCTCGGCTGCCCTGCGCAATCATTGACAGGCAAACCGTTCAAAGACCTTCTGCCCGAACACATTGCCCGCTACGCAAACAACCTGCTCCACTCCAGCCAGAGTCTCAGCCTCGAAACCGAATTCCGCTGTCCGACATGCTCAGGCTGCGACTCCAAGCCAGTGGAAATTTCCCTCAGAACAGCTGAACATCAGGGCAAAAACCGAACGGTGATCGTTGCTCGCGACATATCCGAACGCAAGCGGACTGAAGAAGCGCTGCGTCAAAGCCATGATGAATTGGAAATCAGGGTTCGCGAACGGACAAGAGAACTGGACAACGCCAATCAAGTCAAAACCGAATTTCTATCCATGGTTTCACATGAGCTACGGACCCCGCTGACGTCCGTACTCGGTTTTGCCAAGATCATCCGCAAGAAACTACAAGGTTCCATAGAGCCTGCACTGGAAAAGCTCTCCGATCCCAAATCGGATAAAGACCTTGCTGATATTTTCAAGAATATCAACATTATCATATCTGAGGGCGAGCGACTGACAGCCCTCATCAACGATGTCCTTGATCTCGCCAAGATGGAAGCAAACAAGGTGGACTACAACAAAAGCCCTGTATCCCCCAACGACTTCATCCAGCGATCCATTGAGGTATCGAGCGGTCTGTTCATGGACTCCGGGCTGCCCCTGCTGGCGGAGATCGAACCCGATATGCCCATGATAGTGGCAGACGAAAACCGGCTCGTTCAAGTCATGGTCAATCTTTTTTCCAACGCTGTGAAGTTCACGGAATCCGGCACGGTTACTTGCCGAGCCCGCCGTGTGGCCGACCATATCAGAGTCAGTGTAACCGATACCGGCATGGGCATCCCCGAAGACATGCGCTCTTCCATTTTCGACAAGTTCACGCAAGTGGAAACAACGCTCTCGGACCGCCCCAGAGGAACCGGCCTGGGGCTCCCCATCTCCCGCAACATCATTGAAGACCACTTTGGTCATATTTGGGTCGAGGCCCCTCTGGGCAAGGGAAGCAAGTTCATTTTCACCCTGCCCATAAATACTCAGTAA
- the ercA gene encoding alcohol dehydrogenase-like regulatory protein ErcA — MAQVDLMKLRKFVAPEFIFGPGAAQLTGQYAANLSIKKALVVSGPVLEEIGTLGQVIDSLREEGVQAVPYTGVTPNPRDGEVMAGAELYRQTGCDAIVAVGGGSPMDCAKAIGIVCTNDQHVLEFEGVDRVGHPGPPLICIPTTAGTAADISQFCIINAIERKVKIAIVSKTMIPDVALIDPMLTATMSRELTAHTGLDALTHATEAFVSNASSAVTDLHAIEAVRLINIHLLRAIEQPDNIEARTGMMLASTYAGLAFSNAILGAVHAMAHSLGGLLDAPHGLCNAILLDHVVDYNFEAEPDKYRQLGNALGQNMPADAPLDEVRDATLLAFRELKRKSDVTVRLNTLGVTPEALPQLAENALADACMLTNPKQPTQEEVISIYEKAC, encoded by the coding sequence ATGGCCCAAGTCGATCTCATGAAACTACGGAAGTTCGTAGCGCCCGAATTCATTTTCGGTCCCGGCGCTGCGCAACTGACCGGACAGTATGCAGCCAATCTTTCCATCAAAAAGGCGTTGGTCGTTTCCGGTCCTGTCCTTGAGGAAATCGGAACGCTGGGACAAGTCATCGACAGCCTTCGAGAGGAAGGTGTCCAAGCCGTACCGTACACAGGAGTCACACCCAACCCGCGTGACGGCGAAGTCATGGCCGGTGCAGAGCTCTACCGGCAGACCGGATGCGACGCCATTGTCGCTGTGGGCGGCGGTAGCCCCATGGACTGCGCCAAGGCCATTGGCATTGTTTGCACCAATGACCAGCATGTGCTCGAATTTGAAGGCGTAGATAGAGTCGGGCATCCCGGCCCTCCATTGATCTGCATCCCCACGACAGCAGGCACCGCGGCCGACATCTCCCAGTTTTGCATTATCAACGCCATAGAGCGTAAAGTGAAAATAGCCATTGTCTCCAAGACGATGATTCCTGATGTCGCCCTCATCGACCCGATGTTGACGGCAACCATGAGCAGAGAGTTGACTGCTCACACCGGACTGGACGCCCTGACTCACGCCACGGAAGCCTTCGTATCCAATGCCAGCTCCGCAGTCACCGATCTCCACGCAATCGAGGCCGTGCGGCTGATCAATATCCACCTTCTCCGAGCCATAGAGCAACCAGATAACATCGAAGCCCGCACCGGCATGATGCTGGCCTCCACCTATGCCGGGCTTGCCTTTTCCAATGCGATACTCGGAGCTGTTCACGCCATGGCCCATAGCCTGGGTGGTCTGCTGGATGCCCCCCACGGGTTGTGCAATGCCATCCTTTTGGACCATGTCGTCGATTACAATTTCGAGGCCGAACCGGACAAATACCGTCAACTTGGCAACGCTCTCGGGCAGAATATGCCGGCAGATGCGCCCTTGGACGAGGTACGGGATGCCACCCTTTTGGCTTTCCGTGAGTTGAAGCGAAAATCGGATGTAACAGTACGGCTCAACACATTAGGCGTTACCCCCGAGGCGCTGCCCCAGCTCGCCGAGAATGCATTGGCCGATGCCTGCATGCTCACCAATCCCAAGCAACCAACACAGGAAGAGGTCATCAGCATTTATGAAAAAGCCTGCTGA
- a CDS encoding PAS domain S-box protein yields MISNGHSNAILRILGFACIAAVCILLSPSSGRAMEVQRKQILLLNSYHHNFIWTEEIFQGLTDVLRPKETGIDLHVENMDTKRVEFNEHYIQQLRSVYEHKFKDLKFDLVMVTDNNAFDFVRRYHDELFPGIPVVFCGVNAFHDDLIKDLPLFSGVAENVDAKGTLWWALNQHPQTETIYIINDHTPTGQAITDTINSELAEFPPEISIRYSDNLDLQELLKDVRSLPGKSLILYGLYFRDKNGRFYDTSEVLKAVRNETQIPIYGVLDFDLGNGIVGGMLSSGHFQGQTMAQIALHVLAGRSPGDIPVITEGVSLPMFDYEQLKKHRIRIDSLPDNSKIINRPSSIYSENAEIIWTGVAFTFIQMIIILVLVFNTTRRRQAEKELRSAHQMLEERVRERTSEVKESEEALRTVFDASHDAIFIHNASGAILDANERMLKMYNISRDDLGDLSIARDISSRNNAVYRLSSLWRSVINGDPQYFEWKARRPHDGTEFDVEVYLNRIAFRGQEAILANVRDITVRKESENRIRQSLSKFEAILENSLMGIAMSRGRVFATINRRGAEIFGYTPDELIGSELSFLLSDPDAVEDFVENSKISLLERGEFNTEQAFRNKQGGTVWCRMYAKAIDQDSLDKGVIWAWDDITDHRRDQEDLVRTREAAEAANRAKSEFLAAMSHEIRTPMNAIVGMTDILLQTTLEEEQRDYLKTVMDSARHLISIINDILDLAKIEAKKLVLDRIDFDLPFHVETTVKGLELQGKQKGLNVTLEISEDVPRCVKGDPLSLRQVIMNLVGNAIKFTHKGSIVIRLRSALQDPHRDPSDPRNIGISIEVEDTGIGIPEEFIDTIFQSFSQNTRAFGGTGLGLSICKELLALMDGDICVESQVGKGSTFRFTAWLEPGHSCPTRTDDLSNHVEPLDRPLHVLVAEDNDVNVMVTTLRLEDMGYTFSVAGNGLEVLDLLKREPFDLVLMDIEMPVLDGISATRAIRSSTPGGDIPDPDIPIIGVTAHALKEFREKSLDAGMNDYVSKPVDFNELSIINRLMANAPDKTFNIVTAAPSIESPEEQAQPVSTTAQEPTMRDELPLWSPDKAMEDLGIDETMFKDFVATARDEMERRLVTLQGALDDNDLSEAATQANIIKSICLTIGAHVAALSAAEVENQCLQETPTALAMNDLTNETQRLLKLIDGS; encoded by the coding sequence ATGATATCAAACGGACATAGCAACGCGATCCTGCGCATACTGGGCTTTGCCTGCATTGCTGCCGTATGCATTCTCCTATCACCTTCCTCTGGTCGGGCGATGGAGGTGCAGCGCAAGCAGATTCTGCTGCTCAATTCCTATCATCACAACTTCATCTGGACAGAAGAAATTTTTCAGGGACTGACGGATGTTCTGCGCCCCAAGGAGACCGGTATCGACCTCCATGTGGAGAACATGGACACCAAGCGGGTCGAATTCAACGAACACTACATCCAGCAGTTGCGAAGCGTCTACGAACACAAGTTCAAAGACTTGAAGTTTGATCTGGTCATGGTGACCGACAACAACGCCTTTGACTTTGTCAGACGGTATCACGACGAGCTTTTCCCCGGCATTCCCGTGGTTTTTTGCGGGGTAAACGCCTTCCATGATGACTTGATAAAAGATCTCCCCCTCTTCTCCGGAGTGGCTGAAAACGTCGATGCCAAAGGCACTCTCTGGTGGGCACTCAACCAGCACCCTCAGACCGAGACCATCTACATTATCAATGACCATACCCCGACAGGTCAGGCGATAACCGACACCATCAATAGCGAACTGGCTGAATTTCCGCCGGAAATATCCATACGTTATTCGGATAATCTCGACCTGCAGGAGCTGTTGAAAGACGTCCGCAGTCTTCCTGGCAAATCCCTCATCTTGTACGGGTTGTATTTCCGAGATAAAAACGGGCGCTTTTACGATACCTCCGAAGTGCTGAAGGCCGTTCGCAACGAGACTCAGATTCCCATATACGGTGTTCTTGATTTCGATCTTGGCAACGGCATTGTCGGCGGCATGTTGTCCAGTGGGCATTTTCAGGGACAGACCATGGCCCAAATCGCCCTGCACGTGCTCGCCGGGCGCTCACCGGGAGACATCCCCGTAATCACCGAGGGCGTTTCCCTGCCCATGTTTGATTACGAACAGTTGAAAAAGCATCGCATACGGATCGATTCGCTGCCCGACAACAGCAAAATCATCAACCGTCCAAGCTCCATCTATTCTGAAAACGCCGAAATCATCTGGACAGGCGTTGCCTTCACCTTCATCCAGATGATCATCATCCTTGTCCTCGTGTTCAACACCACCCGCAGACGCCAGGCAGAAAAGGAACTGCGCAGCGCCCATCAGATGCTGGAGGAACGAGTACGGGAGCGCACCAGCGAGGTCAAAGAGTCAGAAGAAGCGTTGCGTACCGTCTTTGATGCCTCCCACGACGCCATCTTCATTCATAATGCTTCCGGAGCCATCCTTGACGCCAACGAACGCATGCTGAAGATGTACAATATCTCTCGCGACGACCTGGGAGACCTGTCCATTGCCAGAGACATTTCCAGTCGTAACAATGCAGTGTACCGCCTCTCTTCGTTATGGCGCTCGGTGATCAACGGCGACCCCCAATATTTTGAATGGAAGGCCAGACGCCCCCATGACGGCACGGAATTCGATGTCGAGGTATACCTCAACCGCATCGCCTTTCGCGGTCAGGAGGCGATCCTCGCCAACGTGCGCGATATCACCGTTCGCAAGGAATCGGAAAATCGTATCCGTCAATCCCTGTCCAAATTCGAAGCCATCCTCGAAAACTCGCTCATGGGCATCGCCATGTCCCGTGGCCGTGTGTTCGCCACCATCAACCGTCGTGGCGCTGAAATTTTCGGTTACACTCCGGATGAACTGATAGGCAGCGAGCTTTCCTTCCTGCTGAGCGACCCTGATGCAGTGGAAGACTTTGTGGAGAATTCCAAGATATCCCTGCTGGAGCGAGGTGAGTTCAACACGGAGCAGGCCTTCCGCAACAAACAGGGAGGCACTGTCTGGTGTCGCATGTACGCCAAGGCCATTGATCAGGACAGCCTGGACAAAGGCGTTATCTGGGCATGGGATGACATCACGGACCACCGACGAGACCAGGAAGATCTGGTGCGCACACGTGAAGCCGCCGAAGCCGCCAACCGCGCAAAAAGCGAATTTCTTGCCGCCATGAGCCATGAGATTCGAACCCCCATGAATGCCATCGTCGGCATGACCGACATCCTGCTGCAAACGACGCTGGAAGAAGAGCAGCGCGACTATCTCAAGACAGTCATGGATTCGGCCCGGCACCTCATATCGATCATTAACGACATCCTTGATCTCGCTAAGATCGAAGCCAAGAAGCTGGTCCTCGACCGAATCGACTTCGATCTTCCCTTCCATGTAGAAACAACGGTCAAAGGACTCGAATTACAGGGCAAACAGAAAGGGTTGAATGTCACTCTGGAAATCAGTGAGGATGTTCCCAGGTGCGTGAAGGGCGATCCGTTATCCCTCCGACAGGTCATAATGAATCTGGTCGGCAACGCCATCAAATTCACCCACAAGGGATCTATCGTCATACGACTGCGCAGCGCCTTGCAGGACCCCCATCGCGATCCTTCCGATCCGCGAAACATCGGCATATCCATTGAAGTCGAGGATACCGGCATCGGCATTCCCGAAGAGTTCATCGACACCATATTCCAGTCGTTCTCGCAGAACACTCGCGCGTTCGGCGGCACCGGACTGGGGCTGTCCATCTGCAAAGAACTTCTCGCGCTCATGGATGGTGACATCTGCGTGGAAAGCCAGGTCGGCAAGGGAAGCACATTCCGATTCACCGCATGGCTGGAGCCGGGTCATTCCTGCCCAACCAGAACCGACGACCTCTCAAACCACGTGGAACCCCTCGACCGTCCGCTGCATGTTCTGGTGGCCGAAGATAACGATGTGAATGTCATGGTCACGACTTTGCGTCTTGAAGATATGGGTTACACCTTCTCCGTGGCCGGCAACGGGTTGGAAGTCCTTGATCTGCTCAAACGGGAACCGTTCGACCTCGTCCTCATGGACATTGAGATGCCTGTTCTGGACGGCATCTCCGCTACCCGAGCCATTCGGTCTTCCACACCCGGCGGCGACATCCCTGATCCGGATATCCCCATTATCGGTGTCACAGCCCATGCGCTCAAAGAATTTCGTGAAAAAAGCCTTGATGCAGGCATGAACGATTATGTCTCAAAACCTGTTGATTTCAATGAGCTTTCCATCATCAACCGTCTCATGGCCAATGCACCCGACAAGACATTCAACATTGTCACGGCTGCTCCTTCCATTGAGTCGCCAGAAGAGCAGGCTCAACCAGTGTCAACAACCGCTCAGGAACCGACCATGCGGGATGAGCTGCCTCTATGGTCGCCGGACAAGGCCATGGAAGACCTCGGCATAGACGAAACCATGTTCAAGGACTTTGTTGCCACGGCACGAGATGAGATGGAAAGGCGTCTTGTGACCCTCCAGGGGGCGCTTGATGATAATGACCTTTCCGAGGCTGCAACCCAGGCAAACATCATCAAATCGATCTGCCTGACCATAGGTGCCCACGTAGCTGCCTTAAGTGCCGCGGAGGTGGAAAACCAGTGCCTGCAGGAAACGCCAACAGCTCTCGCCATGAATGATTTGACGAATGAGACTCAACGCTTGCTGAAACTCATCGATGGAAGCTAA
- a CDS encoding substrate-binding periplasmic protein, translating to MLRRAGFDTQIETVSWKRGYAEALIRADVALFPTTFTKEREPLFHWIGPILEVEWAFFAHADSGISVNSLEEAKAVKSIGTYAQDSKEVWLKNHGFNNLVSVLDNITNLKKLYEGRIDLMVGSPGVTDNWPAEHGYDSSKMVTAFKFNTVKLYFAVSKETSKETVSALRSAFDSMRKDGTIDAIYHQWAPGWLPPKD from the coding sequence TTGTTGCGCCGAGCGGGCTTCGATACGCAAATTGAGACTGTTTCATGGAAACGGGGATATGCCGAAGCGCTGATACGGGCCGATGTTGCGTTGTTCCCCACAACCTTTACCAAAGAACGCGAACCTCTTTTCCACTGGATCGGTCCCATCCTTGAAGTGGAGTGGGCCTTCTTCGCTCATGCGGACTCCGGCATCAGCGTCAATTCACTCGAAGAAGCGAAAGCGGTAAAGTCCATTGGCACTTATGCACAGGACAGCAAGGAAGTGTGGCTGAAGAACCACGGATTCAATAATCTGGTTTCGGTGCTGGATAATATCACCAATTTGAAAAAACTGTATGAAGGACGGATTGATCTCATGGTGGGGTCTCCTGGCGTGACAGATAACTGGCCAGCAGAGCACGGGTATGATTCATCCAAGATGGTCACCGCTTTCAAGTTCAACACCGTCAAACTGTATTTCGCCGTATCCAAAGAAACATCGAAAGAAACTGTTTCCGCATTGCGTTCGGCATTTGATTCCATGCGCAAGGACGGCACTATCGATGCCATCTACCATCAATGGGCACCAGGGTGGTTGCCGCCAAAAGACTGA
- the hcp gene encoding hydroxylamine reductase: MFCYQCEQAAKGGCTKIGVCGKSDSTATLQDLLLHLTKGLSQVASAARKQGIEDVEVNRFTAKAIFSTLTNVNFDDDRFVKLINECVAKRDALKAKVSGVEFDGPATMVPAGDLAGMVAQGKEVGIENDPEPNEDLKSLKHTLAYGIKGVAAYADHAAILGKEDNELYAKMQDLLAATLSTDLTLEQCVEAALECGRINIRAMELLDDANTSTYGHPEPTEVKLGPTAGKAILVSGHDLKDLETLLKQTEGKGINIYTHGEMLPCHGYPELKKYPHLAGHYGTAWQNQQKEFAQFPGAILMTTNCIQKPTNYMDAIFTTGLVGWPGAVHVGNEDFTPVIEKALSMDGFAADEDKGSVMTGFARNAVMSVAGTVIDAVKAGNIKHFFLVGGCDGAKPGRNYYTEFVEQTPADTVVLTLACGKFRFFDKQLGDIGGIPRLLDVGQCNDAYSAVQIALALADAFDCEVNDLPLSLVLSWYEQKAVAILLSLLALGIKNIKLGPTLPAFITPNVLNFLVENYNIAPISTPEADLKEILG; the protein is encoded by the coding sequence ATGTTTTGTTATCAATGTGAACAGGCTGCAAAAGGCGGCTGCACCAAGATCGGCGTATGTGGCAAATCTGACAGCACCGCAACCCTCCAGGATCTGCTTCTGCATCTGACCAAAGGCCTTTCCCAGGTGGCTTCCGCTGCCCGCAAGCAGGGAATCGAGGATGTTGAGGTCAACCGCTTCACAGCCAAAGCAATTTTCTCCACGTTGACCAATGTCAACTTTGACGACGATCGGTTTGTCAAGCTGATCAACGAATGTGTTGCCAAGCGTGACGCACTGAAAGCCAAGGTCTCCGGCGTTGAGTTTGATGGTCCCGCCACCATGGTTCCGGCAGGTGATCTGGCCGGTATGGTCGCGCAGGGTAAGGAAGTGGGTATCGAAAACGACCCGGAACCCAACGAAGACCTCAAGTCTCTCAAGCATACGCTGGCCTACGGCATCAAGGGTGTGGCCGCTTACGCTGACCACGCTGCCATCCTTGGCAAGGAAGACAACGAACTGTATGCCAAAATGCAGGACCTGCTGGCTGCCACCCTGTCTACCGATCTGACCCTTGAGCAGTGCGTTGAAGCTGCTCTTGAGTGCGGTCGCATCAATATCCGCGCCATGGAACTGCTGGATGACGCCAATACCTCCACCTACGGTCACCCCGAGCCGACCGAAGTCAAGCTCGGACCCACCGCAGGCAAGGCCATCCTGGTTTCCGGTCACGATCTCAAGGACCTTGAGACACTGCTCAAGCAGACCGAAGGCAAGGGTATCAACATCTACACCCACGGTGAGATGCTTCCCTGTCACGGTTACCCCGAACTGAAAAAGTACCCGCATCTCGCCGGTCACTACGGCACTGCCTGGCAGAACCAGCAGAAGGAATTCGCCCAGTTCCCCGGTGCGATCCTGATGACCACCAACTGCATCCAGAAGCCGACCAATTACATGGACGCCATCTTCACCACCGGCCTTGTTGGCTGGCCCGGCGCCGTACATGTCGGCAATGAAGACTTCACGCCTGTCATCGAAAAAGCACTGTCCATGGACGGTTTCGCTGCCGATGAAGACAAGGGCTCCGTCATGACCGGTTTTGCCCGCAACGCCGTCATGTCCGTTGCCGGTACCGTCATCGATGCGGTCAAGGCCGGAAATATCAAGCACTTCTTCCTCGTGGGCGGTTGCGACGGCGCAAAGCCTGGTCGTAACTACTACACCGAGTTTGTCGAGCAGACCCCTGCGGACACCGTTGTCCTGACCCTGGCCTGCGGCAAGTTCCGCTTCTTTGACAAGCAACTGGGCGACATCGGCGGCATTCCGCGTCTTCTGGATGTCGGACAGTGCAACGATGCCTACTCCGCAGTACAGATTGCCCTGGCTCTGGCAGATGCCTTTGACTGCGAAGTCAACGATCTGCCTCTGTCTCTGGTCCTTTCCTGGTACGAACAGAAGGCTGTTGCCATTCTGCTCTCCCTGCTGGCTCTTGGTATCAAGAACATCAAGCTCGGACCGACCCTCCCGGCGTTCATCACTCCCAATGTGCTGAACTTCCTGGTCGAAAACTACAATATTGCTCCCATCTCCACTCCCGAAGCCGACCTGAAGGAAATCCTCGGTTAG
- a CDS encoding GGDEF domain-containing protein translates to MRKKTIQRGKRPELMWGLGLNEQLKRQVEMGVGPGFYVRNFPLGSLPWSRDMSGREKPSAAWIPWSVWSDMPESRKEEYRSQESTQRILIQDKDDEQIEMDQVLSEGFLTVVRTPLTRPKVQDAVFRAKEVTSMYSDIYRMTEEIMLERELLSRKTDQLMFLNKILASATESLDPASILLNAKETLSLVVPIKMIHAAFWTQQPESEVTDVEIFLNGTMPPETESRWVEEIMAAANNMGSGSVNGFQIIHAESARRQEFSLTPDDGRLAIMPLTAGQQTFGCLMLLCEPDYRLGKDQVETFRSAVTHLGLALRNALMFKEVKLRADKDALTRIYNRHSFEERLVYEIKRRRRYNHDLSLLMFDLDHFKLVNDTYGHKAGDMVLRKVGEILTDTFRTTDLAARYGGEEFVVLLPHTSEEDAWKLAERVREAIQSCDFHFDGQDFKVTASIGVASIEAGALTKDDDLILKADKALYEAKNNGRNKVVISKPPIMQAAML, encoded by the coding sequence ATGCGAAAGAAAACCATACAACGGGGCAAGCGGCCCGAACTCATGTGGGGCCTCGGCTTGAACGAACAACTCAAGCGGCAGGTTGAAATGGGTGTCGGCCCCGGTTTTTACGTCCGAAATTTTCCCCTGGGATCACTTCCGTGGTCCAGGGACATGAGCGGCAGGGAAAAGCCTTCCGCCGCCTGGATTCCCTGGTCCGTATGGTCCGATATGCCGGAGAGCAGAAAAGAGGAATATCGCAGCCAGGAATCCACCCAGCGCATCCTCATCCAAGATAAGGATGACGAGCAGATCGAAATGGATCAGGTACTGTCCGAAGGTTTTCTGACAGTAGTCCGAACTCCCCTGACCCGCCCCAAGGTGCAGGATGCCGTCTTCCGGGCCAAGGAAGTCACATCCATGTACTCGGACATCTACCGGATGACGGAAGAGATCATGCTGGAGAGGGAACTGCTCTCCCGCAAGACCGATCAGCTCATGTTCCTGAACAAGATTCTCGCATCTGCAACCGAGAGCCTCGACCCGGCGTCCATCCTGCTGAACGCCAAGGAAACATTGAGCCTCGTCGTACCCATCAAGATGATTCACGCGGCATTCTGGACGCAACAGCCGGAATCCGAAGTGACTGATGTCGAGATTTTCCTCAATGGAACCATGCCGCCGGAAACCGAATCCCGGTGGGTGGAAGAGATCATGGCTGCTGCCAACAACATGGGCAGCGGCTCGGTCAACGGTTTCCAGATCATCCACGCTGAATCCGCCCGCAGGCAGGAATTTTCACTGACGCCCGACGACGGTCGCCTTGCCATCATGCCGCTGACCGCCGGTCAACAGACCTTCGGTTGCCTCATGCTGCTGTGCGAGCCGGACTACCGGCTGGGCAAGGATCAGGTGGAGACATTCCGCTCGGCTGTCACTCACCTCGGCCTGGCCCTGCGTAACGCATTGATGTTCAAGGAAGTGAAGCTCCGTGCCGACAAGGACGCCCTGACCCGTATCTACAACCGCCACTCCTTCGAGGAGCGGCTTGTTTACGAGATCAAGCGCCGTCGTCGTTACAATCACGACCTTTCCCTGCTCATGTTCGACCTCGACCACTTCAAGCTGGTCAATGACACATACGGCCACAAGGCAGGCGACATGGTACTGCGCAAGGTCGGCGAGATTCTGACCGACACCTTCCGCACCACCGACCTTGCCGCCCGCTATGGTGGCGAAGAGTTCGTTGTTCTGCTGCCGCACACATCGGAAGAAGACGCCTGGAAGCTGGCCGAACGCGTACGCGAAGCAATCCAGTCGTGCGACTTCCATTTCGACGGCCAGGATTTCAAGGTTACAGCCTCCATCGGGGTCGCTTCCATCGAGGCAGGCGCCCTGACCAAGGACGACGACCTCATCCTCAAGGCGGACAAGGCCCTGTATGAGGCCAAGAACAACGGCCGCAACAAGGTTGTTATCTCCAAGCCACCCATCATGCAGGCAGCCATGCTGTAG